The genomic DNA TCCAGAGCGCCACCGGGAGCAGTGAGCTCCTGGTGCTCCACTAGGACTTAAAACAGCGACGGCTGCGAGCGGCTCTCTTGCAGGGTGGCAAGGAGCTTTGCCTGGGGCGACGAAACCGGAAAGCGCGCCAGATCGGTCCAGCTCGCCCAGACGAGGTTTGCGGGCAGGGCCTTCGGAACGACCGCGCTCTCGACTTCCAGCACCGTCAGCGTGATCTTGCGCGTGGTCACGCCATGCTTCAGGCTCGCCAAGGGCCGCCCGACCCGCCCGGTGCCCCCGACAATGCTCGCTAGGGCACGCGCCGCCGCCTCTTCCAGAGACTCCGTCTCCAACGCAGTCACCCGCGGAAGCTCGTAGAGCCCCCCCCAGAGGCCGTCGTCGGGGCGCTTGACCAGGAGAAAGTGCCCGTCCCACTCGATCCAGAGACAGACATCGCGCTGGGACGTGAACGCTTTCTTTGCCGCAAACTCGGGGAAGCGGTCCGTCTGTTGGTCTTGAAACGCGCCACAGACACTCTGCACAGGGCAGTGGGTGCAGCGCGGAGGCGTGAGGCAGTGGAGTGCGCCGAGCTCCATCATCGCCTGGTTGAACGCGCCGGCGTGCCCAGAAGGGATCAGCGCCGCAGCCCTCTCCCAGAGCACGTCCTGTGTCTTGGGGAGCTTGGGATCGCCCGGAATCTGATAGACACGGCAGAGCACCCGGATCACATTGGCATCGACAATCGGGGTATCCAGGCCCAGGGCGATCGAGCAGATCGCGCCGGCAGTGTAGCGCCCCACTCCCGGCAGCGCCAAGACGCTCTCATAGGTGGTCGGAAAGATCCCGGCGTGCTGCTCGCAGATGAGCTTGGCGGCTTTATGGAGGTTGCGGGCTCGGGCGTAGTACCCAAGGCCTTGCCAGTGCTTGAGAACATCCTCGAGGGGGGCATCGGCAAGGTCTTGGACCGTGGGAAAGCGCGCCAGCCAGCGCTCGTAGTAGGGAATCGCGGTGGCGACCTGGGTCTGCTGGAGCATCATCTCCGAGACCCAGATCGCGTAGGGGTTGCGGGTACGCCGCCACGGGAGCGGGCGCTGCGCGGTGGCGTACCAGTCTAAGAGGAGCGAGACAAACCCGCTCAGAGTGCGCTGTCTCCGACGAACTCGGGATTATCGAAGGGGAGATCATTGTTGATCCCCTCCAGCTCCACAAACTGCACATGGGCACTGACCACCAGCACCCGCCCCTTGTTCTCGGAGACAAAGGTGAAGAACTGACGCTTCAGGCGGCCCTCGACTTGGTGGAGAGCGTCCTGGTACGAAGCGGCTGTCAGGGTCTCACAGAGGTTGTGGCCTCGCTCGCCCTGCTTCATCCAGTAGTAGGCAAGATAGTTTTGCATGTTTTCCTTTGATTCTTCTTAGTGAGAGAATGTCGCCGGCAGCTCGTCCTCCGATACCTTCGGCTCCTTGAATGTCACCGCAAAGGCAATCGCAGAGAAAAGGGTGAGAGCAGCCGGGACGATAAAGACCATCGGCCAGTTTACGGTCGAGACCTCCCCGGACTTGGTCGTGAACGCATCCTGTAATTTACCCGAGAGAATCGAGCCTAGCCAGTTGCCGACGCCCAGCGTAACCAGGGTAAAGAGGCTCTGTGCGCTCCCGCGGATGTCCTTGGGGGCGACACGGTCGATATAGAAGTAGCTTGTCACAAAGACAAAGGCAAACCCAACCCCGTGTAGCGAGAGCGAGAACACGACCGGCAAGAAGAGCTTGGTCGCAAAGATAAAGTAGCGTACCGACCACGCGAGAGTCCCGATCACCAGGGTCCAGCGCATCCCAAACTTCTTCAAACAGATCGGCAACAGAAACGCCAAGGAGATTACCTCGGCCATCTGGCTGGTGGACTTGTAGGGAGCGATCTGGGCCTCAGGAACCCCAAGGCTCCCCAGGAACTGGCCCGAGAGGGTGTAGAAGAACTGGAACTCCGCCGACGCGATCAGGGAGATGATCATAAAGGCCGTAAAGCCAGGAACCTTCCCAAAGAGCGTAAAGGCGCGCTTGAAGGCAAAGGGATCGACTCCCTTGAGGGCCGGGGGAACATTGGGCACCAAGAACGATGCCACTGCCCAGAGCACCGCGGCGATCGCACTGACTGCCATCTCCACCACGGGGATATTGGGGAAGGCGGACTTGGCCCAGCCCTCGATAAAGGCGACGACGATCCAACCCACGGTTCCTGCCGTGCGGATCATAGAGAAAGCTCGCTCACGCTCCGCCTCGGTGGTGTCGGTCTCTTTGGCGAGGTGGTGGAGTACGATGGCGTTACCAATCCCAATCGACGGCGCAAATGCCACCGACCAGAGCACGAGCCAGAGCGCGAACCCTCCGGTGGGGATGATCGGGAAGATCTCCGGGAGCAGGTTCCCGGTGCTGGTCTGTTGCGACATCATCCAGGCAGCCAGCGCACAGAACAGCGCCGAGATCCCCATGTACTTCTGGCTCGCTATTGTTCGGTCGACCAGCTGGCCTCCGACAAAGGGCACAAAGATACAAGCGAGCCAGAGTACCCCAAAGAT from Armatimonas rosea includes the following:
- the mutY gene encoding A/G-specific adenine glycosylase, with the translated sequence MSGFVSLLLDWYATAQRPLPWRRTRNPYAIWVSEMMLQQTQVATAIPYYERWLARFPTVQDLADAPLEDVLKHWQGLGYYARARNLHKAAKLICEQHAGIFPTTYESVLALPGVGRYTAGAICSIALGLDTPIVDANVIRVLCRVYQIPGDPKLPKTQDVLWERAAALIPSGHAGAFNQAMMELGALHCLTPPRCTHCPVQSVCGAFQDQQTDRFPEFAAKKAFTSQRDVCLWIEWDGHFLLVKRPDDGLWGGLYELPRVTALETESLEEAAARALASIVGGTGRVGRPLASLKHGVTTRKITLTVLEVESAVVPKALPANLVWASWTDLARFPVSSPQAKLLATLQESRSQPSLF
- a CDS encoding MFS transporter, with translation MSDKLRLRLLLGAMMFFQYAAWGAWAPVLGATLGSAEGPFKASGSLIGAIFGVLWLACIFVPFVGGQLVDRTIASQKYMGISALFCALAAWMMSQQTSTGNLLPEIFPIIPTGGFALWLVLWSVAFAPSIGIGNAIVLHHLAKETDTTEAERERAFSMIRTAGTVGWIVVAFIEGWAKSAFPNIPVVEMAVSAIAAVLWAVASFLVPNVPPALKGVDPFAFKRAFTLFGKVPGFTAFMIISLIASAEFQFFYTLSGQFLGSLGVPEAQIAPYKSTSQMAEVISLAFLLPICLKKFGMRWTLVIGTLAWSVRYFIFATKLFLPVVFSLSLHGVGFAFVFVTSYFYIDRVAPKDIRGSAQSLFTLVTLGVGNWLGSILSGKLQDAFTTKSGEVSTVNWPMVFIVPAALTLFSAIAFAVTFKEPKVSEDELPATFSH